A DNA window from Mastomys coucha isolate ucsf_1 unplaced genomic scaffold, UCSF_Mcou_1 pScaffold21, whole genome shotgun sequence contains the following coding sequences:
- the Tmem160 gene encoding transmembrane protein 160, with product MGGGWWWARVARLARLRFRGSLQPPQRPRSGGARGSFAPGHGPRAGASPPPVSELDRADAWLLRKAHETAFLSWFRNGLLASGIGVISFMQSDMGREAAYGFFLLGGLCVVWGGASYAVGLATLRGPMQLSLAGAATGVGAVLAASLLWACAVGLYMGQLELDVELVPEDDGAASTEGPDDAGRPPPE from the exons ATGGGAGGCGGCTGGTGGTGGGCTCGGGTCGCGCGCCTGGCCCGCCTGCGCTTCCGGGGGTCTCTGCAACCGCCTCAGCGGCCCCGCAGCGGGGGCGCGCGTGGGTCCTTCGCCCCCGGCCACGGTCCACGCGCGGGAGCCTCTCCGCCCCCGGTGTCTGAGCTGGATCGCGCGGACGCTTGGCTTCTCCGCAAGGCACATGAGACAG CTTTTCTCTCCTGGTTCCGAAATGGACTTCTGGCATCTGGCATTGGGGTCATCTCCTTCATGCAGAGTGACATGGGCCGGGAAGCTGCCTATG GCTTCTTCCTGCTGGGTGGCCTATGCGTGGTGTGGGGCGGAGCCTCCTATGCAGTGGGTCTGGCAACACTGCGGGGACCCATGCAACTGTCGCTTGCTGGTGCTGCCACTGGTGTGGGGGCAGTGTTGGCTGCCAGTCTGCTCTGGGCTTGTGCAGTAGGTCTCTACATGGGCCAGTTGGAACTGGACGTGGAATTGGTGCCTGAGGATGATGGGGCAGCCAGTACAGAAGGCCCAGATGATGCGGGCAGGCCACCCCCCGAGTAA